A portion of the Clostridium gelidum genome contains these proteins:
- the murC gene encoding UDP-N-acetylmuramate--L-alanine ligase gives MSFDFIKDKDKKIHFIGIGGISMSGLAAVLLNSGFKVSGSDFKNSPIVEKLKTSGAEIYIGHKRENIKNVDLVVYTAAIPSDNPELLEAQEKNISLMDRAEFLGEIMKGHKYNVAISGTHGKTTCTSMLSHVTLAGNLDPTILVGGELDIIDGNFRIGNSEYFLTEACEYKRSFLKFFPYVGVILNIDADHLDCYKDIDEIADTFFKFSKLIPKDGYLVGYADDFRVKEILSKVDCNTLSYGFDETSDVTAKNIIFNKDGCATFDVYKETKNLFTLTLSIPGKHSILNALASICVSLIFNISNDNIIEGLSKCKGAHKRFEYKGEINGVTVIDDYAHHPTEIKATLSTAKQIQHNKTYCIFQPHTYTRTKSLFDEFTDCFSDTDELILMDIYAAREKDTGLVSSDELGNAIRSKGINCTNVHSHDEALNYVKSKLTSGDLLLTVGAGDVVIVGEKYLEA, from the coding sequence TTGTCTTTCGATTTTATAAAGGATAAAGATAAGAAAATTCATTTTATTGGTATAGGTGGAATCAGTATGAGTGGCCTTGCTGCTGTTTTATTAAATAGTGGGTTCAAGGTATCCGGATCAGATTTTAAAAATTCTCCAATTGTTGAGAAATTAAAAACTTCAGGTGCTGAAATTTATATAGGTCATAAAAGAGAAAATATTAAAAATGTAGATTTAGTAGTTTATACCGCTGCAATACCATCTGATAATCCTGAACTTTTAGAAGCTCAAGAAAAAAACATTTCATTAATGGATAGAGCTGAATTCTTAGGGGAAATTATGAAAGGTCATAAGTATAATGTAGCGATCTCAGGTACTCATGGTAAAACTACATGTACCTCTATGCTTTCTCATGTTACACTTGCTGGTAATTTAGATCCAACTATTTTAGTAGGTGGAGAATTAGATATAATTGATGGAAACTTTAGAATAGGTAATAGTGAGTATTTTTTAACTGAGGCTTGTGAATATAAGCGTTCATTTCTAAAGTTTTTTCCTTACGTAGGGGTGATTTTAAATATAGATGCAGATCACTTAGATTGCTATAAAGATATAGATGAAATTGCTGATACTTTTTTTAAATTCTCTAAACTTATTCCTAAGGATGGCTATCTTGTAGGATATGCTGATGATTTTAGAGTTAAAGAAATTCTATCAAAAGTAGATTGTAATACTTTAAGTTATGGTTTTGATGAAACTTCAGATGTAACTGCTAAAAATATTATCTTCAACAAAGATGGTTGTGCAACTTTTGATGTTTATAAAGAAACTAAAAATTTATTTACTCTTACTTTAAGTATTCCAGGTAAGCATAGTATATTAAATGCCCTTGCCTCAATATGTGTTTCTCTTATTTTTAATATTTCTAATGATAATATAATTGAAGGATTATCAAAATGCAAGGGAGCTCATAAGAGATTTGAATACAAAGGTGAAATAAATGGAGTTACTGTAATTGATGATTATGCTCATCATCCTACAGAAATTAAAGCTACTTTAAGTACTGCAAAACAAATTCAGCACAATAAAACTTATTGCATTTTCCAACCTCATACTTATACTAGAACAAAATCTTTATTTGATGAATTTACAGACTGTTTTAGTGATACTGATGAGCTAATATTAATGGATATTTATGCTGCTCGTGAAAAAGATACTGGACTTGTATCTTCTGATGAACTTGGAAATGCTATAAGAAGCAAAGGTATAAATTGTACTAATGTTCATTCACATGATGAAGCATTAAATTATGTTAAGTCAAAACTTACTTCTGGTGATTTATTATTAACAGTAGGTGCTGGTGATGTAGTTATTGTTGGAGAAAAATATTTAGAAGCTTAA
- the purR gene encoding pur operon repressor — protein sequence MEKFTRNKRVVAITKILVENPNKILGLNNFSELLNAAKSTISEDIVVVREVLERLEMGKVETIAGVAGGIKYIPQSGEEKKKAFALELCKQLSDDGRVIPGNIVYMTDLVYNPKIISKAGVMLSSCFKGKDVDYVITVETKGIPLAYEVARNLGVQLVIARRDSQATEGPTVTINYVSGSNGRLQQMALSKKSMKLSSKCIFIDDFMKGGGTAVGIKALLKEFDSELIGIGVLIDNKQIEKKLVGEYVSIVELTAVDKSAIIGIQPSKVFS from the coding sequence ATGGAGAAATTTACGAGAAATAAGAGAGTAGTTGCCATAACCAAAATATTAGTAGAAAATCCTAACAAAATACTAGGGTTGAATAATTTTTCTGAATTATTAAATGCAGCAAAGTCTACTATAAGTGAAGATATAGTTGTTGTTCGTGAAGTTTTAGAAAGACTTGAAATGGGTAAAGTCGAGACAATTGCGGGTGTTGCAGGCGGAATAAAATATATCCCACAAAGTGGTGAAGAAAAGAAGAAAGCTTTTGCACTAGAGCTATGTAAGCAATTAAGTGACGATGGAAGAGTTATTCCAGGAAATATAGTATATATGACGGACCTGGTATACAACCCTAAAATAATAAGTAAAGCGGGAGTTATGCTTTCATCATGCTTTAAGGGAAAAGATGTTGATTATGTAATAACTGTTGAAACTAAGGGAATTCCCCTAGCGTATGAAGTAGCTAGAAATTTAGGTGTACAATTGGTTATTGCAAGAAGGGATAGTCAAGCAACAGAAGGACCAACTGTTACGATAAATTATGTTTCGGGCAGTAATGGAAGGTTACAACAAATGGCATTGTCAAAAAAATCAATGAAACTATCAAGTAAATGTATATTTATTGATGACTTTATGAAGGGTGGAGGAACTGCGGTTGGAATTAAAGCTCTACTAAAGGAATTCGATAGTGAGCTCATAGGAATTGGAGTATTAATAGATAATAAACAAATTGAAAAGAAATTAGTTGGTGAATATGTTTCTATTGTTGAATTAACTGCAGTAGATAAATCAGCAATCATAGGAATACAGCCTTCAAAAGTATTTTCTTAA
- the spoVG gene encoding septation regulator SpoVG, which translates to MQITDVRIRKITSEGKMKGIVSVTFDNEFVIHDIKVIEGQAGLFIAMPSRKTPDGEFKDIAHPINTEAREKIQTAILEAYQKAISEEVVKV; encoded by the coding sequence ATGCAAATTACAGATGTTAGAATTAGAAAGATCACATCAGAAGGTAAAATGAAGGGAATAGTTTCTGTTACATTTGATAATGAATTTGTAATTCATGATATCAAAGTTATAGAAGGACAAGCGGGTTTATTTATTGCTATGCCTAGTAGAAAAACACCAGATGGAGAATTTAAAGACATAGCTCACCCAATAAATACAGAAGCAAGAGAAAAAATTCAGACTGCAATTTTAGAAGCTTACCAAAAGGCTATTTCAGAAGAAGTTGTAAAAGTGTAA
- the glmU gene encoding bifunctional UDP-N-acetylglucosamine diphosphorylase/glucosamine-1-phosphate N-acetyltransferase GlmU — protein sequence MYKCALVLAAGQGKRIKSDLPKVLHKVCGKEMLKHVIDSIRNSGIDDIDVIIGKGAELVKERTLDKKVSYSLQAEQLGTGHAVKCAQEFLRDKKGVVAIFAGDTPLIKQSTIERLINDHINDNNAATILTAIVDDPTGYGRIVRENNEVLKIVEHKDCNEEELKINEMNSAIYCFDIELLVEALDNLKNNNEQGEYYLTDVIEILKLKNKKVGAVITDYEETIGVNSRVQLAQAEEILKDRINLKHMENGVTLIDPKTTYIGIDVEIGQDTIIYPNNILEGNTKIGTNCFLYQNSRIADSIIGDEVDIQSSVILNSSIGDNTTVGPFAYIRPETTIGKNARIGDFVEIKKSTIGDGTKVSHLTYIGDAEVGSECNFGCGTVVVNYDGKNKYKTIIGDHSFIGCNTNLVSPVTIHDNTYIAAGSTITSEVNEGDLAVARAKQRNIKGWVEKKGLKK from the coding sequence ATGTATAAATGTGCACTAGTATTAGCAGCGGGTCAAGGTAAGAGAATAAAGTCAGATTTACCTAAAGTGTTGCATAAAGTATGCGGTAAAGAAATGTTAAAACATGTTATAGACTCAATAAGAAATTCAGGGATTGATGATATAGATGTAATTATAGGTAAGGGTGCTGAACTTGTAAAAGAAAGAACATTAGATAAAAAAGTATCGTACTCACTACAAGCTGAGCAATTAGGAACTGGGCATGCTGTTAAATGTGCTCAAGAATTTTTAAGAGATAAGAAGGGAGTAGTTGCAATTTTTGCAGGAGATACTCCTTTAATTAAGCAATCTACTATTGAACGATTAATTAATGATCATATTAACGATAATAATGCAGCTACTATTTTAACTGCAATCGTTGATGATCCAACTGGTTACGGAAGAATTGTACGTGAAAATAATGAAGTGCTAAAAATTGTTGAACATAAGGACTGCAATGAAGAGGAACTTAAAATTAATGAGATGAATTCAGCAATTTATTGCTTTGATATTGAATTATTAGTAGAGGCTTTAGATAATTTAAAAAATAATAATGAGCAAGGCGAATATTACCTTACAGACGTTATAGAAATATTAAAATTAAAAAACAAAAAAGTAGGTGCAGTTATAACAGATTATGAGGAGACTATTGGCGTAAATTCTAGAGTTCAATTAGCACAAGCGGAAGAAATTCTTAAAGACAGAATAAATCTTAAACATATGGAAAATGGAGTTACATTAATTGATCCTAAAACAACATATATAGGTATTGATGTTGAAATAGGACAGGATACAATAATATATCCTAATAATATTTTAGAAGGTAATACAAAGATAGGTACTAATTGTTTTCTTTATCAAAATTCAAGAATTGCAGATAGTATTATTGGAGATGAAGTAGATATTCAATCTTCAGTTATATTAAATAGCAGTATTGGAGATAATACAACAGTTGGACCTTTTGCATATATAAGACCAGAAACTACAATAGGTAAAAATGCGAGAATTGGCGATTTTGTAGAGATAAAGAAATCAACTATTGGGGATGGAACTAAGGTATCTCATTTAACTTATATAGGGGATGCTGAAGTTGGGTCAGAATGTAATTTTGGCTGTGGAACAGTAGTTGTAAATTATGATGGTAAAAATAAATATAAGACTATTATTGGAGATCATAGCTTTATAGGTTGTAATACTAATTTAGTATCGCCTGTTACAATTCACGATAATACATATATTGCAGCTGGATCTACGATTACATCTGAAGTAAATGAAGGTGACCTTGCAGTTGCGAGAGCTAAGCAAAGAAATATTAAGGGCTGGGTTGAAAAAAAGGGATTAAAAAAATAA
- a CDS encoding ribose-phosphate diphosphokinase, protein MITHGRNIKVFTGNSHSQLAQDITDILGVPLGKSKVSTFSDGEISVDINETVRGNDVFIVQSTSSPVNNNLMELLIMIDAFKRASAGRITAVIPYYGYARQDRKVKSRDPITAKLVADLLTAAGAHRVLTMDLHAAQIQGYFNIPVDHLLGAPILAEHFISKGLKDQEDVVVVSPDLGSVTRARKFADNLHAPIAIIDKRRPKANVSEIMNIIGDIEGKRCILIDDMIDTAGTIANAANALRELGAKNIYACCTHGVLSGPAMDRINNSVIEELVMLNTIPLREDLETNKIRSISVAPLFAEAIKRIYDDQPISKLFEYQQ, encoded by the coding sequence ATGATAACGCATGGAAGAAATATAAAAGTATTTACTGGAAATTCACACTCGCAGTTAGCCCAAGATATAACAGATATATTAGGCGTTCCACTCGGGAAATCTAAGGTTTCAACTTTTAGCGATGGAGAAATATCTGTGGATATTAATGAGACTGTTAGAGGAAATGATGTATTCATAGTGCAATCTACTTCTTCACCTGTTAATAATAATTTGATGGAATTATTAATTATGATTGATGCATTTAAGAGAGCATCAGCGGGCAGAATTACAGCAGTTATACCGTATTATGGATATGCTAGACAAGACAGAAAAGTTAAGTCAAGAGATCCAATAACTGCAAAGTTAGTTGCAGATTTATTAACTGCAGCAGGAGCACACAGAGTTCTAACTATGGATTTACATGCAGCCCAAATTCAAGGATACTTTAATATTCCTGTTGATCATTTACTTGGTGCACCGATCCTTGCAGAACATTTTATATCAAAGGGATTAAAAGATCAAGAAGATGTTGTTGTAGTTTCACCAGACTTAGGTAGTGTAACTAGAGCAAGAAAATTTGCAGATAACTTACATGCACCAATAGCAATCATAGATAAGAGAAGACCAAAAGCAAATGTTTCAGAAATAATGAATATTATAGGCGATATTGAAGGCAAGAGATGCATATTAATTGATGATATGATAGATACTGCTGGAACTATTGCAAATGCAGCGAATGCACTTAGAGAATTAGGTGCTAAAAATATTTACGCATGTTGTACTCATGGAGTATTATCAGGTCCAGCAATGGATAGAATAAATAATTCAGTAATAGAGGAACTAGTTATGTTAAATACAATTCCATTAAGAGAAGATTTAGAGACTAATAAAATCAGATCAATTTCAGTTGCACCTTTGTTTGCAGAAGCAATAAAAAGAATTTATGATGATCAACCAATAAGTAAATTATTTGAATATCAACAATAA
- a CDS encoding response regulator transcription factor: MDGVTTKALIVDDDENISEVIDMYLKSSGYNTKIALDGKEAQRLYLEYSPDIVLLDVMIPYIDGIDILKWIRKQKETPVIMITAKGDTFDKVLALELGADDYIVKPFEPKELLARVKAVLRRYSSENIKSEVIKLSDLSIDSTSYKVIYNEKEIKMPPKEFELLYYLANNKNKVFTREQLLCEVWGYEYPGDSRTVDVHIKRLREKISGGEQWEIETVWGVGYKFEVK; this comes from the coding sequence GTGGATGGAGTTACAACCAAGGCTTTGATTGTAGATGATGATGAAAATATTAGTGAAGTGATAGATATGTATTTAAAAAGTTCTGGATACAATACTAAGATAGCTTTAGATGGTAAAGAGGCACAAAGATTATATTTAGAATATAGTCCAGATATAGTTTTGCTTGATGTGATGATACCTTATATAGATGGAATTGATATTTTAAAATGGATAAGAAAACAAAAAGAAACACCTGTTATAATGATTACGGCAAAGGGTGATACTTTTGATAAGGTTTTAGCATTAGAGCTTGGTGCAGATGATTATATAGTAAAGCCTTTTGAGCCTAAAGAATTACTAGCTAGAGTTAAAGCAGTACTCAGAAGATATTCTTCAGAAAACATTAAAAGTGAAGTGATAAAATTAAGTGATTTATCAATAGATTCGACTTCTTATAAGGTAATATATAATGAAAAAGAAATAAAAATGCCACCAAAAGAATTTGAATTATTATATTATCTAGCAAATAATAAAAATAAAGTTTTTACAAGAGAACAATTGCTTTGTGAAGTTTGGGGATATGAATATCCAGGTGATTCTAGAACTGTGGATGTTCATATAAAAAGATTAAGAGAGAAAATAAGTGGTGGAGAGCAGTGGGAAATTGAAACAGTATGGGGTGTTGGATATAAATTTGAGGTGAAATAA
- a CDS encoding HAMP domain-containing sensor histidine kinase — protein MKCGSLLQKLIMTFIIILTIVLVLLAWMLSIWFRMTYFGEKRTEFEQNGEYISKVIKMYNTEKGDIEFDKLQAIVDMASVGADADIIVSDKAGSIYVYSKIKNNKTVDFYNIEVEDKSNISEKNMKILNSGKPVEYINENFTYIYPVIENNQFQGYVIMTTPLAIISKQLHRIYFIVWISALVAMLFASAVLSLVSKKILINPLAEINNVAKKFASGEVNRRVNIESKDEIGELASSFNIMAESLEKVENNRRDFISNVSHELRSPITSIKGFIAGIIDGVIPKDKEGYYLERVYSEIKRLTRLINDLLDLSTIESGKLKFNIKKININELIRLCIINNEQNIKEKEITLKVELQKEKYYVNADEDKTMQVITNLLDNAIKYCGNSGMIKISTYHKGSKVFVQIYNNGPKIGDEEIRHIWDRFYKSDKSRTNKVSTGLGLPIVRMILMQQGEEVWVKNNPHIGVTFTFSLTKYKNSKNR, from the coding sequence ATGAAATGCGGTAGTCTACTTCAAAAATTAATAATGACATTTATAATTATTTTAACTATTGTTTTAGTATTATTGGCATGGATGTTATCTATATGGTTTAGAATGACTTATTTTGGTGAAAAAAGAACAGAATTTGAGCAAAATGGAGAATATATATCTAAAGTTATTAAAATGTATAATACTGAAAAGGGTGATATAGAGTTTGATAAGTTGCAAGCTATAGTAGATATGGCAAGTGTTGGAGCTGATGCAGATATTATTGTTTCAGATAAGGCTGGTTCTATATATGTATATTCTAAAATTAAAAACAATAAAACTGTAGATTTTTATAACATTGAGGTAGAAGATAAGTCTAATATTTCAGAAAAGAATATGAAGATTTTAAATAGTGGAAAACCTGTAGAATATATTAATGAGAATTTTACTTATATATATCCAGTAATAGAAAATAATCAGTTTCAAGGATATGTTATAATGACAACTCCTTTAGCAATAATAAGTAAGCAATTACACAGAATTTATTTTATTGTATGGATATCTGCATTAGTTGCAATGCTATTTGCATCAGCAGTATTGTCTTTAGTTTCAAAGAAAATATTAATTAATCCGTTAGCTGAAATAAATAATGTAGCTAAAAAATTTGCAAGTGGAGAAGTTAATAGAAGAGTTAATATAGAATCGAAAGATGAAATTGGTGAACTTGCGAGTTCCTTTAATATAATGGCTGAATCTTTGGAGAAAGTTGAGAACAATAGGAGAGATTTTATATCAAATGTTTCTCATGAATTAAGATCTCCAATTACGTCTATAAAGGGATTTATTGCAGGAATAATTGATGGAGTAATTCCAAAGGATAAAGAAGGTTATTATTTAGAGAGAGTTTATAGTGAAATAAAAAGACTTACAAGATTAATTAATGACTTACTAGATTTATCAACTATTGAATCTGGTAAATTAAAATTTAATATAAAAAAGATTAATATAAATGAATTAATTAGATTATGTATTATAAATAATGAGCAAAATATAAAAGAAAAAGAAATAACATTAAAGGTAGAGTTACAAAAAGAAAAATATTATGTAAATGCAGATGAAGATAAAACAATGCAAGTTATAACTAATCTATTAGATAACGCTATTAAGTATTGTGGTAATAGTGGAATGATAAAAATTAGTACATATCATAAAGGATCAAAAGTTTTTGTACAAATATATAATAATGGTCCTAAAATTGGAGATGAAGAAATAAGACATATATGGGATAGATTCTATAAGTCAGATAAATCTAGAACAAATAAGGTTAGTACTGGACTTGGATTACCTATAGTGAGGATGATACTGATGCAACAAGGTGAAGAAGTTTGGGTTAAAAATAATCCGCATATAGGTGTTACATTCACATTTTCACTTACAAAATATAAGAATAGTAAAAATAGATAA
- the pth gene encoding aminoacyl-tRNA hydrolase, which yields MFLIVGLGNPGREYEDTRHNIGFKVVDNIAKEYNIEINRQKFKGTYGEGFIEGEKVILLKPNTYMNLSGESVREVVNFYNIDNGDILVIYDDISLEIGSLRIREKGSAGGHNGIKSIIAHLSSEVFSRIKVGVGQPGGDLIKHVLGKFTKEETVVLNKTIDAAIKATAEIIKSDAKTAMNQFNGFKINKTI from the coding sequence ATGTTTTTAATAGTAGGTCTTGGAAATCCCGGGAGGGAATATGAGGATACAAGACATAATATTGGATTTAAAGTTGTTGATAATATTGCAAAAGAGTATAATATTGAAATAAACAGGCAAAAATTTAAAGGTACATATGGAGAAGGATTCATTGAGGGTGAAAAGGTTATTCTTTTAAAGCCAAATACTTACATGAATTTAAGTGGAGAAAGTGTAAGAGAAGTTGTAAACTTTTATAATATCGATAATGGTGATATTTTAGTTATATATGATGATATTAGCTTAGAAATAGGAAGTTTAAGAATAAGAGAAAAGGGAAGTGCTGGTGGGCATAATGGAATAAAAAGCATTATAGCACATCTTAGTAGTGAGGTTTTTTCTAGGATAAAAGTAGGCGTAGGACAACCTGGCGGAGATTTAATAAAACATGTGTTGGGAAAGTTCACAAAAGAAGAAACTGTTGTATTAAATAAGACCATAGATGCAGCAATAAAGGCAACAGCAGAAATAATAAAAAGTGATGCTAAAACAGCTATGAATCAGTTTAATGGATTTAAAATAAATAAAACGATTTAA